One genomic region from Terriglobales bacterium encodes:
- a CDS encoding efflux RND transporter permease subunit encodes MFESCCYAGSAGRHSVGTTVFGGMVISTILNLFIIPVL; translated from the coding sequence ATATTCGAAAGCTGTTGTTACGCAGGATCGGCAGGGCGTCACTCGGTCGGCACCACCGTATTCGGCGGGATGGTGATTTCCACCATCCTGAACCTGTTCATCATCCCGGTGTTGTAA